The Candidatus Cloacimonadota bacterium DNA window AAGAAAACACTTATAAACTTTTTCAAGGTTTAATCAAATTGGAGTTATAATGAAGATATTAATAATCGACGATGAAATGAACATCTGCATAACTTTAAAAAATATCCTTGAAGATGAAGGATATAATTGCAGTTATGCTCTCGATGCCAGAACCGGTTTAAAACTGGTCGATACATTGCTTCCTGATGTAATTCTGCTCGATGTCAGGTTGGAAGATATGAATGGTCTAGAAGTTCTGGAAAGGATCGTGAAGATCAATAAAGAAATAATTGTCATTATGATCTCCGGACACAGCGGTATCCAGGAAGCTGTAAAATCTATAAAATTAGGAGCATTCGATTTTCTGGAAAAACCTCTGAGCCTGACCAATATTAAACACACGATCAAAAAAGCGATCGAATTCAAATTAATTTCACAGGACTATCAAAGACTAAGACAATCAGTAGATGAAAGATATAAAATTATCGGAGATGGAAAAGCAATTCAGGATTTGCGGGAGATGATCAGGAAAGTAGCTCCCAGCGAAGCAAAAATCCTGATTCGTGGAGAAAGCGGGACCGGCAAAGAACTGGTCGCTTATGCCATTCATAATCAAAGTAAGAGAAATAACAAACCTTTTGTTAAATTCAATTCTGCTGCCATTCCCAATGAACTGGTGGAAAGCGAACTCTTCGGTTTTGAGAAAGGTGCTTTTACCGGAGCTCATCGCAGTAAGAATGGCAAGATCGAACAGGCAGACAGAGGAACCCTCTTTCTCGATGAAATTGGAGATATGAACCTGAATGCCCAGGCAAAAATTCTGCGGGTTATCCAGGAAGGTGAATTTGAAAGAGTCGGAGGAAATAAAACCCAGAAAATAAATACGAGGATTATTGCTGCCACTCATAAAAACCTGGAAGAACTGGTAGAACAGGGAAGTTTCAGACAAGACCTTTATTATCGCTTGAATGTTATTCCCATTGAAACCCCTTCCCTACGCCAGCATCCTGAAGATATCCCGGTTTTGATCGAGTATTTTTCCAAACATTATGCCAATGAATTGAAGATCAAGATCAAGAATTTTCTTCCTGAAACAATTTCCGAATTACAATCATGGAAATTCAAAGGTAATGTTCGGGAATTGAAAAACCTGATCGAACGGATATATATTCTAATAGAAAAAGAAGATATAGAAAAAAACGATGTCCTCGAACTTTATAATATTTCCAAAGATATAGATTTCTGGAATCAAACCATACTTTATAAAGATAA harbors:
- a CDS encoding sigma-54-dependent Fis family transcriptional regulator, with protein sequence MKILIIDDEMNICITLKNILEDEGYNCSYALDARTGLKLVDTLLPDVILLDVRLEDMNGLEVLERIVKINKEIIVIMISGHSGIQEAVKSIKLGAFDFLEKPLSLTNIKHTIKKAIEFKLISQDYQRLRQSVDERYKIIGDGKAIQDLREMIRKVAPSEAKILIRGESGTGKELVAYAIHNQSKRNNKPFVKFNSAAIPNELVESELFGFEKGAFTGAHRSKNGKIEQADRGTLFLDEIGDMNLNAQAKILRVIQEGEFERVGGNKTQKINTRIIAATHKNLEELVEQGSFRQDLYYRLNVIPIETPSLRQHPEDIPVLIEYFSKHYANELKIKIKNFLPETISELQSWKFKGNVRELKNLIERIYILIEKEDIEKNDVLELYNISKDIDFWNQTILYKDKKREFETRYLSTQLKIQQGNLSRTAEVLGLQVSNLSRKVKELGI